A genomic region of Dehalococcoidales bacterium contains the following coding sequences:
- a CDS encoding flavodoxin domain-containing protein, producing MQDEPDIKRGFRVLIIYWSGTGNTEKVARTIHNTLERQNIASTIMKVEEAEDVELYEYDLVFLGAPSYMWLPPDAIQRFIKNKMKLHDSRGDIKLCAPKLPGKRAVVFCTYSGPHTGLREATPVCKYMGQFFEHLGFDVIAEWYTIGEYHGREDRSTKGCLGDIRGRPKKEDLNKVENDVRRLLISINAGK from the coding sequence ATGCAAGACGAACCTGATATCAAGAGGGGATTTCGCGTCCTGATCATATACTGGTCAGGTACCGGTAATACCGAAAAGGTAGCTAGAACAATCCATAATACTTTAGAACGTCAAAACATCGCATCAACCATAATGAAGGTTGAAGAAGCAGAAGACGTGGAACTTTATGAATACGATCTTGTGTTTCTAGGTGCACCTTCGTACATGTGGCTGCCTCCTGATGCGATACAACGTTTCATAAAGAACAAAATGAAGCTTCATGACAGCCGGGGTGACATTAAATTATGCGCACCTAAGCTCCCCGGTAAGCGGGCAGTGGTGTTCTGTACCTACTCGGGGCCTCACACGGGATTAAGGGAGGCTACTCCAGTCTGTAAATATATGGGGCAATTCTTTGAACATCTGGGTTTCGATGTCATCGCCGAGTGGTATACCATAGGAGAATATCACGGTCGTGAAGACCGCAGCACTAAAGGATGCCTGGGAGATATACGAGGGCGTCCCAAAAAAGAAGACCTGAATAAAGTAGAAAACGATGTCCGTCGCTTGCTTATTTCTATTAATGCAGGCAAATAG